The following proteins are encoded in a genomic region of Nocardioides renjunii:
- a CDS encoding DUF4245 domain-containing protein has translation MSEQPSRYTRSFSGMIGALIVTVVFVLAFVAWRGIFRAESDDSPEPVDWQDSVEVAQQAGLEVVHPRELPAGWIATSVELEAGDDPRWGLGVLTDEGDFVGIRQRDASVDELVEEYVDEKAEAGEDAEIESEITDSWQTWTDEGGDHGFSTELGDESLLVYGSAPVEDVEAFVGLLTQ, from the coding sequence GTGAGTGAGCAGCCGAGCCGGTACACCCGCTCCTTCAGCGGCATGATCGGCGCCCTGATCGTCACGGTGGTGTTCGTCCTCGCGTTCGTCGCCTGGCGCGGGATCTTCCGCGCCGAGTCCGACGACAGCCCGGAGCCCGTGGACTGGCAGGACAGCGTGGAGGTCGCGCAGCAGGCCGGCCTCGAGGTCGTGCACCCCCGCGAGCTGCCGGCGGGCTGGATCGCGACGAGCGTGGAGCTCGAGGCGGGCGACGACCCGCGCTGGGGGCTCGGCGTGCTGACCGACGAGGGCGACTTCGTCGGCATCCGGCAGCGCGACGCCTCGGTCGACGAGCTCGTCGAGGAGTACGTCGACGAGAAGGCGGAGGCCGGCGAGGACGCCGAGATCGAGTCCGAGATCACCGACAGCTGGCAGACCTGGACCGACGAGGGCGGCGACCACGGCTTCTCGACCGAGCTCGGCGACGAGTCGCTGCTGGTCTACGGCTCGGCGCCGGTCGAGGACGTCGAGGCGTTCGTCGGGCTGCTCACGCAGTAG
- the glpX gene encoding class II fructose-bisphosphatase, whose amino-acid sequence MRAMSDSAPKPERNLALELVRVTEAAAMAAGRWVGRGDKNDADGVAVNAMRVMISTVEMRGTVVIGEGEKDNAPMLYNGEEVGDGTGAECDVAVDPIDGTTLTAKGMSNAISVLAVAPRGSMYDPSAVFYMEKLVTGPEAADVVDIRLPVKENIARVAKAKNLSPHDVTVVLLDRPRHAQLVEEIRETGARIKYITDGDVAGAIMAARPDTGVDLLLGIGGTPEGIIAACAMKCLGGTIQGRLWPQDDDERQRALDAGHDLDPDVVLGTDDLVTGDDAFFVATGITDGELMRGVRYRGDGVTTHSLVMRSRSGTVRSITADHRLSKLRALSPIDFDS is encoded by the coding sequence ATGCGAGCCATGAGCGACAGCGCCCCCAAGCCCGAACGCAACCTCGCCCTCGAGCTCGTGCGGGTCACGGAGGCCGCCGCGATGGCGGCCGGGCGCTGGGTGGGTCGCGGCGACAAGAACGACGCGGACGGCGTCGCGGTCAACGCGATGCGGGTGATGATCTCCACCGTCGAGATGCGCGGCACCGTCGTCATCGGCGAGGGCGAGAAGGACAACGCCCCCATGCTCTACAACGGCGAGGAGGTGGGCGACGGCACCGGCGCGGAGTGCGACGTCGCGGTCGACCCGATCGACGGCACCACCCTGACCGCCAAGGGCATGAGCAACGCCATCTCGGTGCTCGCGGTGGCGCCCCGCGGCTCGATGTACGACCCCAGCGCGGTGTTCTACATGGAGAAGCTCGTCACCGGCCCCGAGGCCGCCGACGTCGTCGACATCCGCCTGCCGGTGAAGGAGAACATCGCCCGCGTCGCCAAGGCGAAGAACCTCTCGCCCCACGACGTGACCGTGGTGCTGCTCGACCGGCCGCGCCACGCGCAGCTCGTGGAGGAGATCCGCGAGACCGGCGCCCGCATCAAGTACATCACCGACGGCGACGTGGCCGGCGCGATCATGGCGGCTCGTCCCGACACCGGCGTCGACCTGCTGCTCGGCATCGGCGGGACGCCCGAGGGCATCATCGCCGCCTGCGCGATGAAGTGCCTCGGCGGCACGATCCAGGGCCGGCTGTGGCCGCAGGACGACGACGAGCGGCAGCGCGCGCTCGACGCCGGCCACGACCTCGACCCCGACGTCGTGCTCGGCACCGACGACCTCGTCACCGGCGACGACGCCTTCTTCGTGGCCACCGGCATCACCGACGGCGAGCTCATGCGGGGCGTGCGCTACCGCGGCGACGGCGTCACGACGCACTCCCTCGTCATGCGCTCGCGCAGCGGCACCGTGCGCTCGATCACCGCCGACCACCGCCTGTCGAAGCTACGCGCTCTGTCCCCGATCGACTTCGACAGCTGA
- a CDS encoding exodeoxyribonuclease VII small subunit yields MSDAPSYEEAREELIEVVRTLEAGGTTLEESLALWERGEALATLCQEWLDGARKRLDGAIGTEPDD; encoded by the coding sequence ATGAGTGACGCCCCGAGCTACGAAGAGGCCCGCGAGGAGCTCATCGAGGTGGTCCGCACCCTCGAGGCGGGCGGCACGACCCTCGAGGAGTCGCTCGCCCTGTGGGAGCGCGGCGAGGCGCTGGCCACGCTGTGCCAGGAGTGGCTCGACGGCGCCCGCAAGCGGCTCGACGGGGCGATCGGCACCGAGCCGGACGACTGA
- a CDS encoding TOBE domain-containing protein — translation MITYRLAEAAEILAVSDDTVRRWVDAGRLPSRRTDGRTTVSGADLAELAEHLAESAEVTERDRTRASTVSARNRMSGIVTRVKRDPVMAQVEMICGPYRVVSLMSTDAADELGLEPGVRAIASVKSTNVVVEVPQ, via the coding sequence GTGATCACCTACCGACTCGCGGAGGCGGCCGAGATCCTGGCCGTGAGCGACGACACCGTACGCCGCTGGGTGGACGCCGGCCGGCTGCCCTCGCGCCGCACCGACGGGCGTACGACCGTGTCCGGCGCTGACCTCGCCGAGCTCGCCGAGCACCTGGCCGAGTCCGCGGAGGTGACCGAGCGCGACCGCACCCGCGCGAGCACGGTCAGCGCCCGCAACCGGATGAGCGGGATCGTCACCCGGGTCAAGCGCGACCCGGTTATGGCGCAGGTGGAGATGATCTGCGGCCCCTACCGCGTGGTCTCGCTGATGAGCACCGACGCCGCGGACGAGCTCGGGCTCGAGCCCGGGGTCCGCGCCATCGCCAGCGTGAAGTCCACCAACGTCGTCGTCGAGGTCCCGCAGTGA
- a CDS encoding ABC transporter ATP-binding protein, with product MMRVEVDLPGRVQAAVGAEAGEVVVVIGPNGAGKSTLLRAVAGLEPGRVRVGGEEWTDLDVPRRRVGYVFQDQSLFPHLSALDNVAFGPRARGRDRRAAEATARDWLERFGIADLADRRPRELSGGQAQRVAIARALATDPEVLLLDEPFTGLDVSVQMALRIELGQHLRDFAGVALLVTHDAIDALTLADRVLVLDAGRVAQEGPPAEVAAEPRTAHVARLVGLNLVADGDDLIAFTPDTVVVSLHEPEGSSRLRWRGTIGTLAPHGDAVRLLVHASPDLLADLTPAAATELALVPGREVWLSVKATAVSRYGARARAAPRDR from the coding sequence ATGATGCGCGTCGAGGTGGACCTGCCCGGTCGGGTGCAGGCCGCGGTCGGCGCCGAGGCGGGCGAGGTGGTCGTCGTGATCGGGCCCAACGGCGCCGGCAAGTCGACGCTGCTGCGCGCGGTCGCCGGGCTCGAGCCCGGCCGGGTCCGGGTGGGCGGGGAGGAGTGGACCGACCTCGACGTGCCACGCCGCCGGGTGGGCTACGTCTTCCAGGACCAGAGCCTGTTCCCCCACCTGTCGGCCCTCGACAACGTCGCGTTCGGTCCCCGCGCCCGCGGCCGCGACCGGCGCGCGGCCGAGGCCACCGCGCGCGACTGGCTCGAGCGGTTCGGCATCGCCGACCTGGCCGACCGACGCCCGCGCGAGCTGTCCGGCGGCCAGGCGCAGCGCGTCGCCATCGCCCGCGCGCTGGCCACCGATCCCGAGGTCCTCCTGCTCGACGAGCCGTTCACCGGCCTCGACGTCTCCGTGCAGATGGCCCTCCGCATCGAGCTGGGGCAGCACCTGCGCGACTTCGCGGGCGTCGCGCTCCTGGTCACCCACGACGCGATCGACGCGCTGACCCTGGCCGACCGCGTGCTCGTCCTCGACGCGGGTCGCGTCGCCCAGGAGGGACCTCCCGCCGAGGTGGCGGCCGAGCCGCGCACCGCCCACGTCGCCCGCCTCGTCGGTCTCAACCTCGTCGCCGACGGCGACGACCTCATCGCGTTCACGCCCGACACCGTGGTGGTCTCCCTCCACGAGCCGGAGGGGTCGTCGCGGCTGCGCTGGCGCGGGACGATCGGCACGCTCGCGCCGCACGGCGACGCCGTACGCCTGCTGGTGCACGCCTCCCCCGACCTGCTCGCCGACCTCACGCCGGCGGCCGCCACCGAGCTCGCGCTGGTGCCGGGCCGGGAGGTGTGGCTCTCCGTCAAGGCGACGGCCGTGAGCCGCTACGGAGCACGTGCTCGGGCGGCACCCCGCGATCGCTAG
- the xseA gene encoding exodeoxyribonuclease VII large subunit, with translation MPSLRDATVESPAPVRAVANAVSQWIDKLGGVWVEGQIAQVNRRPGVNTVFMTLRDTVADISVTLTCARSLFDSMNPPLVEGASVVVHARPSFYANRGSFSLAAREIRMVGLGELLARLERRRQLLAAEGLFAPELKRDLPFLPGRVGLVTAPNSAAERDVLENARRRWPAVQFEVAYAAMQGQRSAAEVMEALDRLERNPDVDVIVVARGGGSIEDLLPFSDEALVRAVHGLRTPVVSAIGHEPDQPLLDLVADVRASTPTDAAKLVVPDMAEEVQGVTWARDRLRQVITQRIAREQEWLVTLRSRPAMADPRNLLSVRSDEVDELLARARRTLSHRLDRAADDIGHQRARAQALSPLATLQRGYAVLQDADGHVVTSVGQTAAGAAVSVRVADGRIHATTDRIDTATLMEDPDE, from the coding sequence GTCCGCGCCGTGGCCAACGCCGTTTCGCAGTGGATCGACAAGCTCGGCGGCGTGTGGGTCGAGGGCCAGATCGCGCAGGTCAATCGCCGCCCCGGGGTCAACACCGTCTTCATGACCCTGCGCGACACCGTCGCGGACATCTCGGTGACCCTCACCTGCGCCCGCTCGCTCTTCGACTCGATGAACCCTCCCCTCGTCGAGGGGGCCAGCGTCGTGGTGCACGCGCGGCCCAGCTTCTACGCCAACCGGGGCTCCTTCTCGCTGGCCGCCCGCGAGATCCGGATGGTCGGGCTCGGCGAGCTGCTCGCCCGCCTCGAGCGGCGCCGCCAGCTGCTCGCCGCGGAGGGCCTGTTCGCGCCGGAGCTCAAGCGTGACCTGCCGTTCCTGCCGGGCCGCGTCGGCCTCGTCACGGCCCCCAACAGCGCCGCCGAGCGCGACGTCCTGGAGAACGCGCGCCGCCGCTGGCCGGCCGTGCAGTTCGAGGTGGCCTACGCCGCCATGCAGGGGCAGCGCTCGGCCGCCGAGGTGATGGAGGCGCTCGACCGGCTCGAGCGCAACCCCGACGTCGACGTCATCGTGGTCGCCCGCGGAGGCGGCTCCATCGAGGACCTGCTGCCCTTCTCCGACGAGGCCCTCGTCCGAGCGGTCCACGGCCTGCGCACCCCCGTGGTCTCGGCGATCGGCCACGAGCCCGACCAGCCGCTGCTCGACCTCGTCGCCGACGTACGCGCCTCGACCCCCACCGATGCCGCCAAGCTGGTCGTGCCCGACATGGCCGAGGAGGTCCAGGGCGTGACGTGGGCGCGCGACCGGCTCCGGCAGGTGATCACCCAGCGCATCGCCCGCGAGCAGGAGTGGCTCGTGACGCTCCGCTCCCGCCCGGCGATGGCCGATCCGCGCAACCTGCTCTCCGTCCGCTCCGACGAGGTCGACGAGCTGCTGGCGCGCGCCCGTCGTACGCTCTCGCACCGGCTCGACCGCGCCGCCGACGACATCGGCCACCAGCGCGCGAGGGCCCAGGCACTCTCCCCCCTGGCCACCCTCCAGCGGGGCTACGCCGTGCTGCAGGACGCCGACGGGCACGTCGTGACCTCGGTCGGCCAGACCGCCGCCGGCGCCGCCGTCTCGGTGCGGGTCGCCGACGGCCGCATCCACGCCACCACCGACCGCATCGACACAGCCACGCTGATGGAGGACCCCGATGAGTGA
- the modB gene encoding molybdate ABC transporter permease subunit codes for MTGPRLGRAPAVLLVPAAAGVALLVVPLVTLVLDTPWRTLPDHLGSQVVRQALTITALSSLLTVLACVAVGTPLAWLLARVDFRGRRVVRALVLVPLVLPPVVAGVALVTALGRSGLVGQHLPFTIPYTTAGVVLAHTFVSLPFYVLAVEGALRTHGSSYDVVAATLGADRWTTFRRVTLPLALPGVLAGSALAWARSLGEFGATITFAGNYPGTTQTMPSLIYVALNSDPTVARSLSLILLALSVAVLVLLRERWAVGR; via the coding sequence GTGACCGGCCCCCGTCTGGGCCGGGCGCCGGCGGTCCTGCTCGTCCCCGCCGCAGCAGGAGTGGCCCTCCTCGTCGTCCCCCTCGTCACCCTCGTCCTCGACACCCCGTGGCGCACCCTGCCCGACCACCTGGGCTCCCAGGTCGTCCGGCAGGCGCTGACCATCACCGCCCTCAGCAGCCTGCTGACGGTCCTCGCCTGCGTCGCGGTCGGTACGCCCCTGGCCTGGCTGCTCGCGCGCGTCGACTTCCGCGGCCGGCGGGTCGTCCGCGCCCTCGTGCTGGTCCCCCTCGTGCTACCGCCCGTCGTCGCGGGCGTCGCGCTGGTGACGGCCCTGGGCCGGAGCGGCCTCGTCGGCCAGCACTTGCCGTTCACCATCCCCTACACGACGGCGGGCGTGGTCCTGGCCCACACCTTCGTCTCCCTGCCGTTCTACGTGCTCGCCGTGGAGGGTGCGCTGCGCACGCACGGGTCGTCGTACGACGTCGTGGCCGCGACGCTCGGCGCCGACCGGTGGACGACCTTCCGCCGGGTCACGCTCCCGCTCGCGCTGCCGGGCGTCCTCGCGGGCAGCGCCCTGGCCTGGGCGCGGAGCCTGGGCGAGTTCGGCGCCACGATCACCTTCGCCGGCAACTACCCCGGCACCACCCAGACGATGCCGAGCCTCATCTACGTCGCGCTCAACTCCGACCCCACCGTCGCGCGCAGCCTCAGCCTCATCCTGCTCGCCCTGTCCGTCGCGGTGCTGGTGCTGCTCCGCGAGCGCTGGGCGGTCGGGCGATGA
- the modA gene encoding molybdate ABC transporter substrate-binding protein — protein sequence MRRVLTALSLVALLPLTACGGGDDDTTLTVLAAASLTGTFTELAATFEEAHPGVEVELVFGSSTTLAEQAVDGAPGDVLATADEASMTVAEDGGVLAGGPEAFASNRLALVAPADNPAGIESLTDLDDSGVDYVRCAETAPCGSSAVALLDDAGIESAPASEEVDVKAVLARVTQGEADAGLVYRTDSRAAGDAVREVATDDLDDYGPAYANNYYVAAVDGSDDGSDDATADLAADFVALVTGAEAAEVLGEAGFGGIVRE from the coding sequence GTGAGGCGCGTCCTGACCGCCCTGTCGCTGGTCGCCCTGCTCCCCCTCACCGCCTGCGGCGGCGGGGACGACGACACCACGCTGACCGTGCTGGCCGCGGCCAGCCTCACCGGGACGTTCACCGAGCTGGCCGCCACCTTCGAGGAGGCCCACCCCGGCGTCGAGGTGGAGCTGGTGTTCGGCTCGTCCACCACGCTCGCCGAGCAGGCCGTCGACGGCGCGCCCGGCGACGTGCTGGCCACGGCCGACGAGGCGTCCATGACGGTCGCCGAGGACGGGGGCGTGCTGGCCGGAGGTCCCGAGGCGTTCGCGAGCAACCGGCTCGCGCTCGTCGCACCGGCCGACAACCCGGCCGGCATCGAGTCCCTCACCGACCTCGACGACTCAGGCGTCGACTACGTCCGCTGCGCCGAGACGGCCCCGTGCGGGTCCAGCGCCGTCGCCCTGCTCGACGACGCCGGCATCGAGTCCGCACCCGCCAGCGAGGAGGTCGACGTCAAGGCCGTGCTCGCCCGCGTGACGCAGGGCGAGGCCGACGCCGGTCTTGTCTACCGCACGGACTCGCGGGCGGCCGGCGACGCGGTGCGCGAGGTGGCGACGGACGACCTTGACGACTACGGCCCCGCCTACGCCAACAACTACTACGTCGCCGCCGTCGACGGGAGCGACGACGGGAGCGACGACGCGACCGCCGACCTGGCCGCCGACTTCGTCGCCCTCGTCACCGGCGCCGAGGCCGCCGAGGTCCTCGGCGAGGCCGGCTTCGGCGGGATCGTGCGCGAGTGA